Proteins encoded together in one Phoenix dactylifera cultivar Barhee BC4 unplaced genomic scaffold, palm_55x_up_171113_PBpolish2nd_filt_p 000064F, whole genome shotgun sequence window:
- the LOC103724074 gene encoding glucosamine 6-phosphate N-acetyltransferase-like, translating into MESCESRQGPEAEGGGGDDDLLPIRRLEISDKSKGFVELLAQLSHCPSLSDADFRARFADLAALGDDHVICVVEDRRTGRIVATGSVFIERKFLRGCGKVGHIEDVVVDAAARGRRLGQRVVRYLVEHAKGAGCYKVILDCERDRKAFYEKCGFTEKSVQMTLYF; encoded by the coding sequence ATGGAGAGCTGCGAGAGCAGACAGGGCCCGGAGGCCGAGGGCGGTGGAGGAGACGACGATCTCCTCCCTATCCGGCGGCTGGAGATCTCTGACAAATCCAAGGGCTTTGTCGAACTCCTAGCCCAGCTCAGCCACTGCCCCTCTCTCTCAGACGCTGATTTCCGCGCCCGCTTCGCCGACCTCGCCGCTCTCGGCGACGACCACGTCATCTGCGTCGTTGAGGACCGCCGCACCGGCCGGATCGTCGCCACCGGCAGCGTCTTCATCGAGAGGAAGTTCCTCAGGGGCTGCGGCAAGGTCGGCCACATCGAGGACGTCGTCGTCGATGCCGCCGCCCGCGGCCGCCGACTGGGCCAGCGGGTGGTCCGGTACCTCGTGGAGCACGCCAAGGGTGCCGGGTGCTACAAGGTGATCCTCGACTGCGAGCGGGATCGGAAGGCGTTCTACGAGAAGTGCGGCTTCACGGAGAAGAGCGTCCAGATGACGCTCTACTTTTGA